One Lucilia cuprina isolate Lc7/37 chromosome 4, ASM2204524v1, whole genome shotgun sequence DNA segment encodes these proteins:
- the LOC124419461 gene encoding clumping factor B-like, whose protein sequence is MLKKLIFGLYMFCILNKKEIFANPTPEIVSQEDYTVINGKEKGQRNKRCLDTILDIMSDLFGYDDINYDSFDSDSNSESNSDYDSNYDDYRSGDMKKGNNDHCRTCSIIYNQISPHLPLTNDKEGNKKESTTDSIKSSDQQKVKTSDHPVATKSTATAPALATVTKSSDTVAKSSDTGTKGSDTVTKGSETVTKGSETVTESSDQSGADATKQVKEDEKSDNNAAEVTTTEKIPAKKEDETSNKMADAEKSDKDTESKKAEDDETNTSEATTTTKAME, encoded by the exons atgttgaaaaaattaatattcgGTTTATACATGTTTTGTATTCTCAATAAAAAGGAAATCTTTGCAAATCCTACGCCTGAAATCGTTTCACAAGAAGATTACACGGTAATAAATGGAAAGGAAAAAGGACAAAGAAAC AAACGCTGTTTAGATACTATACTAGATATAATGTCAGATTTATTCGGTTATGATGATATTAATTATGATTCTTTCGATTCTGATTCCAATTCCGAATCCAATTCCGATTATGATTCAAACTATGACGATTACAGAAGTGGTGATATGAAGAAAGGAAATAATG atCATTGTCGAACTTGCAGTATTATTTATAATCAAATATCTCCACATCTGCCTTTAACTAATGATAAAGAAGGAAATAAGAAGGAATCCACTACAGACTCTATTAAATCAAGCGATCAGCAAAAGGTTAAGACATCGGACCATCCTGTAGCCACAAAGAGCACAGCTACAGCACCAGCATTAGCTACAGTAACTAAGAGTTCAGATACAGTTGCTAAAAGTTCAGATACAGGAACTAAGGGTTCAGATACAGTAACTAAAGGTTCTGAGACAGTAACTAAAGGTTCAGAGACAGTAACTGAAAGTTCAGATCAAAGTGGTGCTGATGcaacaaaacaagtaaaagaGGATGAAAAATCAGATAATAATGCTGCTGAGGTGACGACAACTGAAAAAATTCCAGCTAAAAAAGAAGATGAAACTTCAAACAAAATGGCTGATGCGGAAAAATCAGATAAAGATACTGAAAGTAAAAAAGCTGAAGACGACGAAACAAATACATCTGAGGCTACAACAACCACTAAAGCAAtggaataa